The genomic window TATAAGCTATTTTAGCCATTTCTATAGAAATATCTAATCCTACAGCATTACTTATTATTTTTAACTGCTCTCCAGTTCCACAACCAATATCTAATACAAAATCTTCTTTATCAATTTCACTTTCAATAATCTTTTTTTCCACCACTCTCATATACTTATTTTTATAAATGCTATCATAATGTTTAGCTAAAATATTATAATAATCCTCAATCGCCATCTTATCATCAGAAAAATTTTTATAGCATAAATAACAAAATATACCTAAATCTTTTTTAATTTTATCTTTTCATAAAACTCCTATTTTTAATAATCTAAATTTAATCAGGTGATGGTAGTGTATAAAATTTTAGAAATTATGGATGTTGTAAGAGTTCCTCCTGATGAGTTTGGGAAAGATCTTAAAGATACAATAAAAAAGATATTGATTGAAAAATATGAAGGGAGATTAGATAAAGATATTGGCTTCATATTAGCTATAACAGATGTAAAAAAGATTGGAGAAGGAAAAGTAGTTCATGGAGATGGATCTGCATATCATCCTGTTATATTTGAAACCTTGGTATATATGCCAGAAATGTATGAACTAATTGAAGGAGAGGCTGTAGATGTTGTAGAATTTGGATGTTTTGTTAGATTAGGTCCATTAGATGGATTAATTCATGTCTCACAAATTATGGATGATTATGTAGTTTATGATCCTAAAAGACAGGCAATAATAGGAAAAGAAACAGGAAAAGTTTTAGAAATAGGGGATTATGTCAGAGCAAGAATTGTAGCTATAAGTTTAAAATCTGAAAGAAAAAGAGGTAGTAAGATAGCACTTACAATGAGACAGCCATATTTAGGGAAGATAGAGTGGATTGAGGAAGAGAAGAAAAAAGGTGAAAATAAATGAGAGCTTGTTTAAAATGTAAATATTTAACAACAGAAGAAACATGCCCAATTTGTGGGGCCCAAACTAGTGAAAATTGGATG from Methanocaldococcus villosus KIN24-T80 includes these protein-coding regions:
- the rpoE gene encoding DNA-directed RNA polymerase, with protein sequence MYKILEIMDVVRVPPDEFGKDLKDTIKKILIEKYEGRLDKDIGFILAITDVKKIGEGKVVHGDGSAYHPVIFETLVYMPEMYELIEGEAVDVVEFGCFVRLGPLDGLIHVSQIMDDYVVYDPKRQAIIGKETGKVLEIGDYVRARIVAISLKSERKRGSKIALTMRQPYLGKIEWIEEEKKKGENK